The proteins below are encoded in one region of Pseudomonas ekonensis:
- a CDS encoding aspartyl/asparaginyl beta-hydroxylase domain-containing protein, giving the protein MSRPAYSRLPVAVDLPLLRQALAAIDDSAWRGHFNTAYFAGDWSGVALISAADAFTELSPGQAAPVPRGPWLNDRRWRQALRGLPLQIVSARLLRLGPGGQIHEHRDYDLEGPEADLRLHIPLLSPPAVDFWLDGQRMPMQAGECWFLDLSRPHRVDNRDSSYRVHLVLDCRPCPWLERMIGEGLADTPAPGTEDTALQRFQRQVADDPALSATLQAVQDPDRFIDCAVALAAERGLALTPQVLRAAMRNGRRTWNGQWRA; this is encoded by the coding sequence ATGAGCCGGCCGGCCTACTCGCGGTTGCCGGTGGCGGTGGATTTGCCGCTGCTGCGCCAGGCGCTGGCGGCGATTGACGACAGCGCCTGGCGGGGGCATTTCAACACCGCGTACTTTGCCGGCGACTGGAGCGGCGTGGCGCTGATCTCCGCGGCGGATGCATTCACCGAACTGTCGCCCGGCCAGGCTGCGCCGGTGCCCCGCGGGCCCTGGCTCAACGACCGCCGCTGGCGCCAGGCGCTGCGCGGCCTGCCGTTGCAGATCGTCAGCGCCCGGCTGCTGCGGCTCGGGCCGGGCGGGCAGATTCACGAACACCGCGACTACGACCTGGAAGGCCCCGAGGCGGATCTGCGCCTGCACATCCCGCTGCTCAGCCCGCCCGCCGTGGATTTCTGGCTGGACGGCCAGCGCATGCCGATGCAGGCCGGGGAGTGCTGGTTCCTCGACCTGTCGCGGCCCCATCGGGTCGACAACCGCGACAGCAGCTATCGGGTTCATCTGGTGCTCGATTGCCGTCCCTGCCCGTGGCTGGAGCGGATGATCGGCGAAGGCTTGGCGGACACGCCGGCCCCCGGCACCGAAGACACGGCCTTGCAGCGGTTTCAGCGGCAGGTGGCGGACGATCCGGCGCTCAGCGCGACGCTGCAGGCCGTGCAGGATCCCGACCGCTTCATCGATTGCGCCGTGGCGCTGGCCGCCGAGCGCGGCCTTGCGCTCACGCCCCAGGTGCTGCGCGCAGCGATGCGCAACGGACGGCGGACATGGAACGGGCAATGGCGCGCATGA
- a CDS encoding slipin family protein, which yields MGLQIGFVALLLLLIALAGSTFRILREYERGVVFQLGRFWQVKGPGLILLIPVVQQMVRVDLRTIVLDVPPQDVITRDNVSVKVNAVLYFRVLDPQKAIIQVEDFLMATSQLAQTTLRAVLGKHELDELLAERERLNIDIQQVLDAQTDAWGIKVANVEIKHVDLNESMVRAIAKQAEAERERRAKVIHAEGELQASEKLMQAAEMLGRQSGAMQLRYMQTLSSIAGDKSSTIVFPLPIELLKGMSDLTKPS from the coding sequence ATGGGTCTGCAAATCGGTTTTGTCGCGCTGCTGCTGTTGCTCATCGCCCTGGCCGGCTCGACGTTCCGCATCCTGCGCGAATACGAACGGGGCGTGGTGTTCCAGCTCGGGCGCTTCTGGCAGGTCAAGGGGCCGGGGCTGATCCTGCTGATCCCCGTGGTGCAGCAGATGGTGCGGGTGGACCTGCGCACCATCGTCCTCGACGTGCCGCCCCAGGACGTGATCACCCGCGACAACGTGTCGGTGAAGGTCAACGCGGTGCTGTACTTTCGCGTGCTCGACCCGCAGAAGGCGATCATCCAGGTCGAGGACTTCCTCATGGCCACCAGCCAACTGGCCCAGACCACCCTGCGCGCGGTGCTGGGCAAGCATGAGCTGGACGAACTGCTGGCCGAACGGGAACGGCTGAACATCGACATCCAGCAAGTGCTGGACGCCCAGACCGACGCCTGGGGCATCAAGGTCGCCAACGTCGAGATCAAGCACGTCGACCTCAACGAGTCGATGGTGCGCGCCATCGCCAAGCAGGCCGAAGCGGAACGGGAGCGCCGGGCCAAGGTGATCCACGCCGAAGGCGAACTGCAGGCCTCGGAAAAGCTCATGCAGGCCGCCGAGATGCTTGGTCGCCAATCGGGCGCCATGCAATTGCGCTACATGCAGACCTTGAGTTCGATCGCCGGGGACAAGAGTTCGACGATCGTCTTTCCGCTGCCGATCGAGCTGCTCAAAGGGATGAGCGACCTGACGAAGCCGTCCTGA
- a CDS encoding sulfotransferase family protein — protein sequence MARMNFDGWLPIRIWNEAGHWQVDWCWFGDAPLRQPFFRDAVDDALRLPFNQALRRQTPLSALTDWQAHSPGLAPGPFILHASRCGSTLVSQMLARLDDHIVVSEPPPLDALLRSDLPAPERRAAIAGLLSAYGQRRRGGEQRLVIKLDAWNIGEWPLLRECHGQTPWLFVYRDPLEIAVSHMRRPGMHMVAGMLGDCVLDDGLPFEGREDFIARRLGRLLEAGWVHCRDGGGLAVNYSELPEAMSGHLATFFGLNAEQCLRASAATVQHAKQPAQVFVADSEDKRREASALLQARVEHYARAPYRALEALRLNTACAEVRTASSGRSSL from the coding sequence ATGGCGCGCATGAATTTCGACGGCTGGCTGCCGATCCGCATCTGGAACGAGGCCGGGCACTGGCAGGTGGACTGGTGCTGGTTCGGTGATGCGCCGTTGCGCCAGCCGTTTTTCCGCGACGCGGTGGACGACGCGCTGCGGTTGCCGTTCAACCAGGCCTTGCGCCGGCAGACGCCGCTGTCGGCGCTGACGGACTGGCAGGCGCACAGCCCCGGCCTTGCGCCAGGCCCGTTCATCCTGCATGCCTCGCGCTGCGGCTCGACCCTGGTCAGCCAGATGCTGGCCCGGCTCGATGACCACATCGTCGTGTCCGAGCCGCCGCCCCTCGACGCCCTGCTGCGCAGCGACCTGCCGGCGCCCGAACGCCGGGCCGCAATCGCCGGCTTGCTGTCGGCCTACGGCCAGCGGCGGCGCGGCGGCGAACAGCGGCTGGTGATCAAGCTCGATGCGTGGAACATCGGCGAATGGCCGCTGTTGCGCGAATGCCACGGGCAGACGCCATGGCTGTTCGTCTACCGCGACCCGTTGGAGATCGCCGTCTCCCACATGCGCCGTCCCGGCATGCACATGGTGGCGGGCATGCTCGGCGACTGCGTGCTGGACGACGGCCTGCCGTTCGAGGGGCGCGAAGACTTCATCGCCCGGCGCCTGGGGCGTCTGCTGGAGGCCGGGTGGGTGCATTGTCGCGATGGCGGCGGGCTGGCGGTGAACTACAGCGAGCTGCCCGAGGCCATGAGCGGGCACCTGGCGACGTTTTTCGGATTGAACGCCGAACAGTGCCTTCGGGCGTCGGCGGCGACCGTGCAGCATGCCAAACAGCCGGCGCAGGTGTTCGTCGCCGACAGCGAGGACAAGCGCCGCGAAGCCTCGGCGCTGCTCCAGGCGCGGGTCGAGCACTACGCCCGGGCGCCCTACCGGGCGCTGGAGGCGTTGCGGCTGAACACGGCGTGCGCTGAGGTCAGGACGGCTTCGTCAGGTCGCTCATCCCTTTGA
- a CDS encoding NfeD family protein — translation MNTRCCALALSMLLSGAALAADAPLPAVNPVGLWLITLGIAFLIAEAALPNYGVIGLGGIVMFVIGALILGNAEPPVPMMIGLGLVSALLLAALLWRALKTRPRQPVSGDAGLLGSVTAVTVVEPGDGRSGWVQLQGERWQVLSPTPLHTGQPVRVVGRKGLLLQVAAADAAPLGE, via the coding sequence GTGAACACCCGTTGCTGTGCGCTTGCCTTGTCGATGCTGCTCAGCGGAGCGGCCCTGGCGGCGGATGCCCCGCTGCCGGCGGTCAACCCGGTGGGCCTGTGGCTGATCACCTTGGGCATCGCCTTTCTGATCGCCGAAGCCGCGCTGCCCAACTATGGCGTGATCGGCCTGGGCGGCATTGTCATGTTCGTGATCGGCGCGCTGATCCTGGGCAACGCCGAGCCGCCGGTGCCGATGATGATCGGCCTGGGCCTGGTCAGCGCGCTGCTGCTGGCCGCGCTGCTCTGGCGGGCGCTCAAGACCCGGCCGCGCCAACCGGTCAGCGGCGACGCCGGCCTGCTCGGCAGCGTGACCGCGGTCACCGTCGTGGAACCGGGCGACGGCCGCAGCGGCTGGGTGCAATTGCAGGGAGAACGCTGGCAGGTGCTCAGCCCCACGCCGCTGCACACCGGGCAACCGGTGCGGGTGGTGGGCCGCAAGGGCCTGTTGCTGCAAGTGGCCGCGGCTGACGCGGCACCGCTCGGAGAGTGA